The following coding sequences lie in one uncultured Mailhella sp. genomic window:
- a CDS encoding VOC family protein: MTSFDHVHLCCTDLDAMIAFWTKAFGAEFVRFRKFGGADGAVVTLTGVQIFLKKISADSSMPDGSACGINHIGVRVDDPNVMAETLVNEFGCKLINKASDNCSFVAGPQGVTFELMRVGAEV, from the coding sequence ATGACTTCTTTCGATCATGTCCATCTTTGCTGCACCGACCTTGACGCCATGATTGCGTTCTGGACCAAGGCCTTCGGTGCGGAATTCGTCCGCTTCCGCAAATTCGGCGGAGCCGACGGCGCCGTCGTCACGCTCACCGGCGTGCAGATTTTCCTCAAGAAAATTTCTGCCGACTCCTCCATGCCCGACGGTTCCGCCTGCGGCATCAACCATATCGGCGTCCGCGTGGACGATCCCAACGTCATGGCCGAAACTCTCGTCAACGAATTCGGCTGCAAACTGATCAACAAGGCGAGCGACAACTGCTCCTTTGTGGCCGGACCGCAGGGCGTCACCTTTGAGCTCATGCGCGTCGGCGCCGAAGTCTGA
- a CDS encoding homoserine dehydrogenase: MSQNLCIGIAGLGTVGSGLVEMLQKNHDEILRRTGREITIKAVAVHNLAKKRDLPAGVVLTDNALSLADDPDIQVVVELMGGTTTARELILRSMENGKSVVTANKALLAEYGREIFSLAARKNVALGYEASSAGAIPVIQTLRDSLAGNHITSVMGILNGTSNYILSEMNSHGFDFPTALKEAQDLGLAEADPSLDIDGQDAAHKLVLLIRLAWGVHYDFSQLSIEGIRGLNPLDIQFAREFGYRIKLIGQARDENGKIEAGVFPALVHHSMLLARVNGAYNAVRIEGNAVGSLFLHGLGAGSRPTASAVLGDLLALARRDDVNSSEANTGFVHTLPDAEILPSDEAESPWYVRATVRDTPGVLRDIATVFAKEGISFAQLIQKAATRDDCVSLVLMTHDTTGRAIKKATRILHEDGTLLVPATCFRILAFSGNEAEGA; this comes from the coding sequence ATGTCTCAGAACCTTTGCATCGGTATCGCCGGCCTCGGTACGGTCGGCAGCGGCCTCGTGGAAATGCTGCAAAAGAATCACGACGAAATTCTGCGCAGAACCGGCCGCGAAATTACGATCAAGGCGGTGGCCGTCCACAATCTCGCCAAAAAGCGCGATCTGCCCGCAGGCGTCGTCCTCACCGACAACGCCCTGTCCCTTGCCGACGACCCCGACATTCAGGTGGTCGTGGAACTCATGGGCGGAACTACCACGGCCCGGGAACTGATTCTGCGCTCCATGGAAAACGGCAAGTCCGTCGTCACGGCCAACAAGGCGCTGCTTGCCGAATACGGCCGGGAAATCTTCTCGCTCGCCGCAAGGAAAAACGTGGCCCTCGGCTACGAAGCCAGTTCCGCGGGCGCCATTCCCGTCATTCAGACCCTGCGCGACAGCCTTGCCGGCAATCACATCACCTCGGTGATGGGCATCCTGAACGGCACGTCCAACTACATTCTTTCCGAAATGAACAGCCACGGCTTCGACTTCCCCACCGCGCTCAAGGAAGCGCAGGATCTCGGCCTTGCCGAAGCCGATCCCTCGCTGGACATCGACGGTCAGGACGCCGCCCACAAGCTGGTGCTGCTCATCCGACTGGCCTGGGGCGTCCACTACGATTTCTCCCAGCTCTCCATCGAGGGCATCCGCGGCCTCAATCCGCTGGACATACAGTTCGCCCGCGAGTTCGGCTACCGCATCAAGCTCATCGGTCAGGCCCGCGACGAAAACGGCAAAATCGAAGCCGGAGTGTTCCCCGCGCTCGTGCATCATTCCATGCTCCTTGCCCGGGTGAACGGCGCCTACAACGCCGTGCGCATCGAAGGCAACGCCGTCGGCTCGCTGTTCCTGCACGGCCTCGGCGCGGGCAGCCGCCCCACGGCCAGCGCTGTGCTCGGCGATCTGCTGGCCCTGGCCCGACGCGACGACGTGAACAGCTCCGAAGCCAACACCGGCTTCGTTCACACCCTGCCCGACGCCGAAATTCTTCCTTCCGACGAGGCGGAAAGTCCCTGGTACGTGCGCGCCACCGTGCGCGACACCCCCGGCGTGCTGCGCGACATCGCCACCGTGTTCGCCAAGGAAGGCATCAGCTTCGCCCAGCTCATTCAGAAGGCGGCCACCCGCGACGACTGCGTGTCCCTCGTGCTCATGACGCACGACACTACCGGCCGGGCCATCAAGAAGGCTACCCGCATTCTCCACGAAGACGGAACCCTGCTCGTGCCCGCCACCTGCTTCCGCATTCTTGCCTTCAGCGGAAACGAGGCGGAGGGAGCCTGA
- a CDS encoding aminotransferase class I/II-fold pyridoxal phosphate-dependent enzyme — MPEFSRIDRLPPYAFAVVGDIKKQLRQQNIDIVDLSMGNPDLPTPKFIVDKLCEAARKPVNHRYSVSRGIPNLRKAICDLYARRYDVHLDPETQAIATIGSKEGLAHLCLAMLNPGDVVFAPDPTYPIHVYAPVICGADVRRIPVAEDRDFFEDLLTATKQTWPKPKLLIISYPQNPTTQVVDLPFFERIVEFAKEHKMWVIHDMAYADLCYDGYKAPSFLQAKGAEDVGVEFYSMTKGYSMAGWRMGFCLGNRDLVHILTRIKSYLDYGIFQPIQIAATVGLNAPRDAVEKICDEYRKRRDVLCAGLNRIGWPITPPKATMFAWGRIPEPFRAMGSMEFSKLLLQKGHVAVQPGIGFGQMGDEYVRFALIENQKRTRQALQGIKKVLQEG; from the coding sequence ATGCCCGAATTTTCGAGGATAGACCGTCTCCCTCCCTACGCCTTCGCCGTTGTGGGAGACATCAAGAAGCAGCTCCGCCAGCAGAACATCGACATTGTTGACCTGTCCATGGGCAATCCCGATCTGCCGACGCCCAAATTCATCGTGGACAAACTGTGCGAAGCGGCCCGCAAGCCCGTGAATCACCGCTATTCCGTTTCCCGCGGCATTCCGAACCTGCGCAAGGCCATCTGCGATCTCTACGCCCGCCGCTACGACGTGCATCTCGATCCCGAAACGCAGGCCATAGCCACCATCGGTTCCAAGGAGGGGCTCGCCCATCTGTGCCTCGCCATGCTGAACCCCGGCGACGTCGTGTTCGCGCCCGATCCCACCTATCCCATCCACGTGTACGCCCCCGTCATCTGCGGGGCCGACGTGCGCCGCATTCCCGTAGCCGAAGACCGCGACTTCTTTGAAGATCTGCTCACCGCCACCAAGCAGACCTGGCCCAAGCCCAAGCTGCTCATCATCAGCTATCCGCAGAACCCCACCACGCAGGTCGTGGATCTGCCCTTCTTCGAGCGCATCGTGGAATTCGCCAAGGAACATAAAATGTGGGTCATCCACGACATGGCCTACGCCGATCTGTGCTACGACGGCTACAAGGCCCCGAGCTTCCTGCAGGCCAAGGGCGCGGAAGACGTGGGCGTGGAATTCTATTCCATGACCAAGGGCTACTCCATGGCCGGATGGCGCATGGGCTTCTGTCTCGGCAACCGCGACCTCGTCCACATTCTCACCCGCATCAAGAGCTATCTCGACTACGGCATCTTCCAGCCCATCCAGATTGCGGCCACCGTGGGCCTCAACGCCCCGCGCGACGCCGTGGAAAAAATCTGCGACGAATACCGCAAGCGCCGCGACGTGCTCTGCGCGGGCCTCAACCGCATAGGCTGGCCCATCACGCCGCCCAAGGCCACCATGTTCGCGTGGGGCCGCATTCCCGAACCGTTCCGCGCCATGGGCTCCATGGAGTTTTCCAAGCTGCTGCTGCAGAAAGGCCACGTGGCCGTGCAGCCGGGCATCGGATTCGGACAGATGGGCGACGAATACGTGCGCTTTGCCCTCATCGAAAATCAGAAACGCACCAGACAGGCCCTTCAGGGCATCAAGAAGGTGCTTCAGGAAGGCTGA
- a CDS encoding NirD/YgiW/YdeI family stress tolerance protein — protein sequence MKISVLAASLSIALLISTSAYAGFRGPSDSQKLINTVQAAVKAGDMTTCVLEGNIVKHLEKNRYTFQDKSGTMTIDIPPHVFGQLDITPQDTVRITGEIGKKRNADAKDLHLRVRYIEKIS from the coding sequence ATGAAAATTTCCGTTCTGGCCGCATCCCTGTCCATAGCTCTGCTGATATCGACCTCGGCATATGCCGGATTCCGGGGCCCCAGCGACAGCCAGAAACTCATCAACACCGTGCAGGCGGCCGTCAAGGCCGGCGACATGACCACCTGCGTTCTCGAAGGCAACATCGTCAAGCATCTGGAGAAAAACAGATACACTTTCCAGGACAAGAGCGGCACCATGACCATAGACATTCCTCCGCACGTGTTCGGTCAGCTTGACATCACGCCTCAGGATACCGTCAGAATCACGGGCGAAATCGGCAAGAAAAGGAACGCCGACGCGAAGGATCTGCATCTTCGCGTGCGCTACATCGAAAAAATTTCCTGA
- a CDS encoding acyloxyacyl hydrolase, with amino-acid sequence MKKFCLSAILAAVLMLPCAQAASAAEDAMGVYVAPRVMLNVQHFRGNVYGDQGLAYSHSTHDVSVGGGLAVGYDFSRNFDMPFRMELEYAAYGSVSDDFHEDGHASAIEMEESLQTVLFNVYWDLHDLTFYQVTPYVTAGAGMGILKSKYSWNNGVENYGGGASDTKAVFAGQIGLGFSYAVNDTFAVDLGYRFLMMGDGFARGSLSDASQSICANLNTDRNFAHMVSLGLRATF; translated from the coding sequence ATGAAAAAGTTCTGTTTGAGTGCCATCCTGGCCGCTGTTCTTATGTTGCCCTGTGCACAGGCCGCGTCCGCTGCTGAAGATGCCATGGGCGTGTATGTTGCCCCCCGAGTCATGCTGAACGTTCAGCACTTCCGAGGCAACGTGTACGGTGATCAGGGCCTTGCCTACAGCCATTCCACGCACGACGTGAGTGTGGGCGGAGGTCTGGCCGTGGGGTACGACTTCAGCCGCAACTTCGACATGCCTTTCCGTATGGAACTCGAATACGCCGCCTACGGCTCCGTGTCCGACGACTTCCATGAAGACGGCCATGCGTCCGCCATTGAGATGGAAGAAAGCCTGCAGACCGTGCTGTTCAATGTGTACTGGGATCTGCATGACCTCACCTTCTATCAGGTCACTCCCTATGTGACCGCCGGTGCCGGTATGGGGATTCTGAAGAGCAAGTACAGCTGGAACAACGGCGTGGAGAACTACGGCGGCGGTGCGAGCGACACCAAGGCCGTGTTTGCCGGTCAGATCGGCCTCGGCTTCTCCTACGCCGTCAACGACACCTTTGCCGTTGATCTCGGCTACCGTTTCCTCATGATGGGCGATGGTTTTGCCCGCGGCAGTCTCTCCGATGCTTCGCAGAGCATCTGTGCCAACCTGAATACCGACCGCAACTTCGCTCATATGGTGAGCCTGGGCCTGCGCGCCACCTTCTAA